Proteins encoded by one window of Arachis hypogaea cultivar Tifrunner chromosome 1, arahy.Tifrunner.gnm2.J5K5, whole genome shotgun sequence:
- the LOC112777190 gene encoding spermidine hydroxycinnamoyl transferase: MALTLKGCCMVRPNEATWCGRLPLSEWDQIGTITHVPTIYFYHKPTSLHTSTIINTLKDSLSRVLVPFYPLAGRLHWINNGRLELECNAMGAQFIEAESSSTLEEVGDLSLSSEYLYHLSPNVDYTLPIHELPLFIVQFTTFKCGGFGLSLAISHAIADGQSALHFINEWSRFARGEALEMVPFLDRKVLRAGEPPLAPLPAGHGRSEFENPPLLLGQSTNMEQRKKKTTVEFFKLSKQEVDGLRNLANLSWGNPSNGRGYTRYETVAGHVWRSACKAREHKNDQPTCLGVCVDSRCRMKPPLPKGYFGNATLDVVATSLSGDLVSRPLGYASSRIREAIEKVTDEYIKSEIEFLKNQQDLSRFQDLHAMRSDKGPFYGNPNMGVVSWLTLPVNGLDFGWGKEVQMYPGTHEFDGDSVLLPGLDTDGSVVLAICLQVDHMDAFRKHFYQEESC, encoded by the exons ATGGCACTAACGTTAAAAGGGTGTTGCATGGTGAGGCCTAATGAGGCAACATGGTGTGGTCGCTTACCATTATCCGAATGGGACCAAATAGGAACCATAACACATGTTCCCACCATCTACTTCTATCATAAACCCACAAGCTTACACACTTCCACCATTATTAACACTTTGAAGGACTCTTTGAGTCGTGTGCTTGTACCATTTTACCCCTTGGCCGGTCGGTTACACTGGATAAATAACGGTCGTCTTGAGCTCGAATGCAACGCCATGGGAGCTCAATTCATTGAAGCCGAATCGTCATCAACCCTAGAAGAGGTTGGTGACTTGTCGCTTTCATCGGAGTATCTCTACCACCTTTCTCCAAACGTAGACTATACTCTCCCAATTCATGAGTTGCCGCTGTTCATTGTTCAATTCACGACGTTCAAGTGTGGCGGATTCGGCCTCAGCTTGGCGATTTCTCATGCCATTGCCGACGGACAAAGTGCACTGCATTTTATCAACGAGTGGTCGAGGTTTGCGCGCGGTGAGGCCTTGGAGATGGTGCCGTTTCTTGATAGGAAAGTGTTGCGGGCCGGAGAACCAcctttggcgccgttgccggctGGCCATGGGCGGTCGGAGTTCGAAAATCCTCCGTTGTTGCTGGGGCAGTCTACGAATATGGAGCAGAGGAAAAAGAAAACGACGGTGGAGTTTTTCAAGTTGAGCAAACAAGAAGTTGATGGGTTAAGGAATTTGGCAAATCTTAGTTGGGGTAACCCTAGCAATGGACGTGGTTATACCAG GTACGAAACAGTAGCGGGGCACGTGTGGAGAAGCGCATGCAAGGCAAGGGAACACAAAAATGACCAACCAACGTGTTTAGGGGTGTGTGTGGATTCAAGGTGTCGCATGAAGCCGCCATTGCCAAAAGGGTACTTCGGGAACGCAACCTTGGACGTGGTTGCAACCTCTCTTTCCGGTGATTTGGTTTCAAGGCCATTAGGGTATGCTTCAAGCAGAATAAGGGAAGCCATTGAGAAGGTGACTGATGAGTACATCAAGTCAGAGATTGAGTTCTTGAAGAACCAACAGGATTTGAGCAGGTTTCAGGATCTTCATGCCATGAGAAGTGACAAGGGTCCATTCTATGGTAACCCTAACATGGGTGTGGTTAGTTGGTTGACTTTGCCGGTCAACGGCCTTGACTTTGGATGGGGTAAAGAGGTTCAAATGTATCCCGGTACACATGAATTTGATGGTGATTCTGTTCTTCTTCCTGGTCTTGATACTGATGGTTCTGTTGTTCTTGCTATATGTTTGCAAGTGGATCATATGGATGCATTTAGGAAGCATTTCTATCAAGAGGAATCATGCTAA
- the LOC112697808 gene encoding villin-4 — MAVSMKDLDPAFKGAGQKDGLEIWRIENFNPVPIPESSHGKFYTGDSYVILKTTASKSGALRHDIHFWLGKDTSQDEAGTAAIKTVELDATLGGRAVQYREVQGHETEKFLSYFKPCIIPQEGGIASGFNHAEAEEYKTRLFEVKGKHVVHVREVPFARSSLNHDDVFILDTESKIFQFNGSTSSIQERAKALEVVQYIKDTYHDGKCDIAAIEDGKLMADAESGEFWALFGGFAPLPRKGASDDAKHGSHPLKLLRVEKGKAEPIEADSLTRELLETKKCYILDCGLEVFIWMGRNTSLDARKSAGVSAEELLNSTDRPKSQIIRIIEGFETVMFKSKFDSWPETTNVQNSEDGRGKVAALLKRQGVDVKGLLKAEPVKEEPKPHIDCTGHLQVWRVNGQEKISLPDSELSKFYSGDCYIFQYTYNGDDREECLIGAWMGNNSVEGDRTTALSMGCKMVESMKFIPSMARIYEGSEPIQFHAIMQTFIVFKGGLSDGYKNHIAEKGIPDETYKEAGVALFRIQGSDPENMQAIQVEPVASSLNSSHCYILHSETALFSWSGSLTTSEDHELVERMLDFIKPELQPKSHKEGIESEQFWELLGGKTEYPSQKIVRGKEHDPHLFSCHFSKGGDLKVKEIYNFSQDDLMTEDIFILDCHSEIFVWVGQGVDPKSRMQSLTIGEKFIEHDFLLEKLSRTTPMFIVMEGSEPPFFTCFFKWEAAKAAMLGNSFQRKLTILRNGGTPPVVKPKRRPSLQYGDKCQRSSRSMSVSPTPERVRVRGRSPAFNAIASTFEKPKDRNLSTPPPIVRKVYPKSGTANLNTLSLGLGSKSSAIARLTSSFEMPSARGKLIPQSLRVTSNTLKSNPERSDSEDSMSSRLESLTEEDAKEGEADDDEGLPVYPYDSVNTASTNPVPDIDVTKREAYLSATEFKEKLGMTKTEFYKLPKWKQNKLKVTVQLF, encoded by the exons ATGGCTGTTTCAATGAAAGATTTGGATCCAGCTTTCAAAGGAGCTGGACAGAAGGA tggacttgaaatttggcGTATTGAGAATTTTAATCCAGTTCCCATCCCTGAGTCTTCTCATGGGAAGTTTTACACTGGTGACTCATATGTGATCTTAAAG ACAACTGCTTCAAAAAGCGGTGCTCTACGCCATGATATCCATTTCTGGCTTGGAAAAGACACCAGTCAG GATGAAGCTGGTACTGCAGCTATAAAAACAGTGGAGTTGGATGCAACTCTAGGAGGACGTGCTGTTCAGTATCGTGAGGTGCAAGGTCACGAAACTGAAAAGTTCCTGTCTTATTTCAAACCATGCATTATACCACAAGAAGGTGGAATTGCCTCTGGTTTCAACCATGCTGAGGCTGAAGAATATAAGACACGGTTGTTTGAGGTCAAAGGAAAACATGTTGTACACGTTAGAGAG GTTCCTTTTGCTCGATCTTCTCTCAACCATGATGATGTTTTTATTCTGGATACTGAGTCCAAAATATTCCAATTTAATGGTTCCACTTCATCTATTCAAGAAAGGGCTAAAGCATTGGAAGTTGTGCAGTATATTAAGGATACTTACCATGATGGCAAATGTGACATAGCTGCTATTG AGGATGGAAAGTTGATGGCTGATGCTGAAAGTGGAGAATTCTGGGCTTTATTTGGAGGCTTTGCTCCTCTTCCACGAAAAGGCGCTAGTGATGATGCTAAACATGGTTCTCATCCTCTAAAGCTGCTTCG TGTTGAAAAAGGGAAGGCAGAACCAATTGAAGCTGATTCTTTGACAAGGGAGTTACTTGAAACAAAAAAATGCTATATTCTAGATTGTGGGTTGGAAGTGTTTATATGGATGGGAAGAAACACTTCTCTTGATGCAAGAAAAAGCGCAGGTGTATCTGCAGAA GAGTTACTCAATAGCACCGACCGACCAAAATCCCAGATAATTCGTATAATTGAAGGATTTGAAACAGTGATGTTCAAGTCCAAGTTTGATTCTTGGCCTGAGACAACTAATGTGCAAAATTCCGAAGATGGACGCGGCAAGGTGGCAG CACTTCTAAAACGTCAAGGAGTGGATGTAAAGGGTCTATTGAAAGCTGAGCCAGTAAAAGAAGAACCTAAACCGCACATTGATTGCACAGGACATTTGCAG GTTTGGCGCGTAAACGGTCAGGAAAAAATTTCCCTACCAGACTCTGAACTTTCAAAGTTTTATAGTGGAGATTGCTATATATTTCAGTATACATATAACGGAGATGATAGGGAAGAGTGTCTCATAGGAGCATGGATGGGAAATAATAGTGTTGAG GGAGATAGAACTACAGCTCTTTCAATGGGCTGCAAAATGGTTGAGTCAATGAAGTTTATCCCTTCCATG GCACGTATCTATGAGGGCAGTGAACCAATTCAATTTCATGCTATCATGCAAACTTTCATCGTTTTTAAG GGTGGACTTAGTGATGGATACAAGAATCACATTGCAGAAAAGGGAATTCCAGATGAGACATACAAAGAGGCTGGTGTTGCATTATTCCGCATCCAGGGCTCTGATCCGGAAAATATGCAAGCTATACAAGTTGAACCA GTTGCTTCCTCCTTGAATTCCTCCCATTGCTACATACTTCATAGTGAAACCGCCCTCTTTAGTTGGTCTGGAAGTTTAACAACATCAGAAGACCATGAACTTGTTGAGAGAATGCTGGATTTCATAAAG CCAGAGTTACAACCCAAATCACATAAGGAAGGTATAGAATCTGAACAGTTTTGGGAATTATTGGGAGGAAAAACAGAATATCCAAGTCAAAAGATTGTGAGGGGCAAGGAGCATGACCCTCACCTATTTTCTTGTCACTTCTCAAAAG GAGGAGACTTAAAG GTGAAAGAGATATACAATTTTTCCCAGGATGATCTGATGACAGAAGATATATTCATCTTGGATTGTCACTCTGAAATCTTTGTCTGGGTTGGCCAGGGAGTTGACCCCAAGAGCAGAATGCAGTCTCTAACCATTGGTGAG AAATTTATTGAGCATGATTTTCTTCTAGAAAAATTATCTCGGACCACTCCAATGTTTATTGTTATGGAAGGTAGCGAGCCACCGTTCTTCACTTGTTTCTTCAAATGGGAGGCTGCAAAAGCTGCA ATGCTTGGAAATTCATTTCAAAGGAAGCTTACAATCTTGAGAAATGGGGGTACTCCACCAGTGGTT AAACCAAAACGAAGACCATCTTTACAATATGGTGATAAGTGCCAGCGTTCCTCGCGCAGCATGTCTGTTAGTCCTACTCCTGAACGTGTTCGTGTCAGGGGCCGGTCGCCAGCATTTAACGCCATAGCATCCACTTTTGAGAAGCCTAAAGATAGGAACCTTTCAACCCCACCTCCAATTGTGAGAAAAGTGTATCCAAAATCAGGGACAGCAAACTTGAATACTCTTTCTCTTGGTCTTGGATCTAAGTCTTCAGCCATAGCTCGGCTTACTTCTAGTTTTGAAATGCCTTCAGCTCGGGGAAAGTTGATACCTCAGTCGCTTAGAG TGACTTCAAATACACTCAAATCAAACCCAGAAAGAAGTGATAGTGAGGATTCTATGAGCAGCAGATTAGAATCTCTTACAGAGGAAGATGCAAAAGAAGGTGAAGCTGACGATGATGAAGGACTCCCAGTTTATCCGTATGATAGCGTTAACACAGCTTCTACCAATCCAGTACCAGACATTGATGTGACTAAACGAGAG GCTTATCTGTCAGCTACAGAGTTCAAAGAAAAACTTGGCATGACGAAGACTGAATTTTACAAGTTGCCGAAATGGAAACAAAACAAACTCAAAGTGACCGTTCAATTGTTCTGA